The following are encoded together in the Onychostoma macrolepis isolate SWU-2019 chromosome 03, ASM1243209v1, whole genome shotgun sequence genome:
- the LOC131537095 gene encoding gastrula zinc finger protein XlCGF57.1-like isoform X2 codes for MVFVKEESEENTSEPETWRIKHEEPETWRIKHEEPETWRIKHEEPDTWRIKHEEPDTWRIKHEEQGGLKKMKEERRRDLNEVEEKYQDHKDHDVNGEKSLSCSIQITDVKKPFSCSQCGNTYKHKRNLMKHMRMHSEEKSFTQKGQLKDHLVSHSSEKPFTCFQCGKSFTHKGTFMKHMRIHTGEKPFSCSQCGNTFTCNKNLKDHMLIHAGIKPFSCSQCGKSFTQKGHLENHLVTHTSEKPFTCSQCGNTFTRKANLKKHMLIHAGIKPFTCSQCGKSFVCKEILRNHMLIHTGTRPFSCSQCEKTFTQKGHFNEHLLTHSSENPFTCSHCGKSFTCKGYLKTHMLIHAEIKPFSCSQCGKSFICKGILRNHMLIHTGLRPFSCSQCGKTFTQKGHLKVHAAKTHLCSNNM; via the exons ATGGTGtttgttaaagaggagagtgaagagaaCACGagtgaaccagaaacctggagaataaaacacgaggaaccagaaacctggagaataaaacacgaggaaccagaaacctggagaataaaacacgaggaaccagacacatggagaataaaacacgaggaaccagacacatggagaataaaacacgaggaacaaGGAG gcCTGAAGAAAATGAAAGAAGAAAGAAGACGAGATCTGAATGAGGTGGAGGAGAAATATCAGGATCACAAAGATCATGACGTCAATGGAGAAAAATCATTGAGTTGCAGCATTCAAATAACAGACGTCAAaaagcctttcagctgctctcagtgtggaaacacttacaaacataaaagaaaCCTTATGAAACACATGAGAATGCATAGTGAGGAAAAGAGTTTTACACAGAAAGGACAGCTTAAGGATCATTTGGTAAGTCATTCTTCAGAAAAGCCTTTTACCTGCTTTCAGTGTGGAAAGTCTTTCACACATAAAGGAACCTTTATGAAACACATGAGAATCCATACTGGGGAaaagcctttcagctgctctcagtgtggaaacacTTTCACGTGTAACAAAAACCTTAAGGatcacatgttaattcatgctgggataaagcctttcagctgctctcagtgtggaaagagttttacgcAGAAAGGACACCTTGAGAATCATTTGGTAACTCACACTTCAGAAAAGCCTTtcacctgctctcagtgtggaaacacTTTCACACGTAAAGCAAACCTTAAGAAacacatgttaattcatgctggaATCAAGCCTTTTACCTGCTcccagtgtggaaagagttttgtaTGTAAAGAAATCCTGAGGAatcacatgttaattcatacTGGGACAAGGCCgttcagctgctctcagtgtgaaaagactttTACACAGAAAGGACACTTTAATGAGCATTTGTTAACTCACTCTTCAGAAAACCCTTTCACTTGCTCTCACTGTGGAAAGTCTTTCACATGTAAAGGATACCTTAAGACtcacatgttaattcatgcagaaataaagcctttcagctgctctcagtgtggaaagagtttcataTGTAAAGGAATCCTGAGGAATCACATGCTAATTCATACTGGGTTAAggcctttcagctgctctcagtgtggaaagactTTTACACAGAAAGGACACCTTAAGGTTCACGCTGccaaaacacatttatgttcaaacaacatgtaa
- the LOC131537095 gene encoding gastrula zinc finger protein XlCGF57.1-like isoform X1: protein MVFVKEESEENTSEPETWRIKHEEPETWRIKHEEPETWRIKHEEPDTWRIKHEEPDTWRIKHEEQGGWCLKKMKEERRRDLNEVEEKYQDHKDHDVNGEKSLSCSIQITDVKKPFSCSQCGNTYKHKRNLMKHMRMHSEEKSFTQKGQLKDHLVSHSSEKPFTCFQCGKSFTHKGTFMKHMRIHTGEKPFSCSQCGNTFTCNKNLKDHMLIHAGIKPFSCSQCGKSFTQKGHLENHLVTHTSEKPFTCSQCGNTFTRKANLKKHMLIHAGIKPFTCSQCGKSFVCKEILRNHMLIHTGTRPFSCSQCEKTFTQKGHFNEHLLTHSSENPFTCSHCGKSFTCKGYLKTHMLIHAEIKPFSCSQCGKSFICKGILRNHMLIHTGLRPFSCSQCGKTFTQKGHLKVHAAKTHLCSNNM from the exons ATGGTGtttgttaaagaggagagtgaagagaaCACGagtgaaccagaaacctggagaataaaacacgaggaaccagaaacctggagaataaaacacgaggaaccagaaacctggagaataaaacacgaggaaccagacacatggagaataaaacacgaggaaccagacacatggagaataaaacacgaggaacaaGGAGGTTGGT gcCTGAAGAAAATGAAAGAAGAAAGAAGACGAGATCTGAATGAGGTGGAGGAGAAATATCAGGATCACAAAGATCATGACGTCAATGGAGAAAAATCATTGAGTTGCAGCATTCAAATAACAGACGTCAAaaagcctttcagctgctctcagtgtggaaacacttacaaacataaaagaaaCCTTATGAAACACATGAGAATGCATAGTGAGGAAAAGAGTTTTACACAGAAAGGACAGCTTAAGGATCATTTGGTAAGTCATTCTTCAGAAAAGCCTTTTACCTGCTTTCAGTGTGGAAAGTCTTTCACACATAAAGGAACCTTTATGAAACACATGAGAATCCATACTGGGGAaaagcctttcagctgctctcagtgtggaaacacTTTCACGTGTAACAAAAACCTTAAGGatcacatgttaattcatgctgggataaagcctttcagctgctctcagtgtggaaagagttttacgcAGAAAGGACACCTTGAGAATCATTTGGTAACTCACACTTCAGAAAAGCCTTtcacctgctctcagtgtggaaacacTTTCACACGTAAAGCAAACCTTAAGAAacacatgttaattcatgctggaATCAAGCCTTTTACCTGCTcccagtgtggaaagagttttgtaTGTAAAGAAATCCTGAGGAatcacatgttaattcatacTGGGACAAGGCCgttcagctgctctcagtgtgaaaagactttTACACAGAAAGGACACTTTAATGAGCATTTGTTAACTCACTCTTCAGAAAACCCTTTCACTTGCTCTCACTGTGGAAAGTCTTTCACATGTAAAGGATACCTTAAGACtcacatgttaattcatgcagaaataaagcctttcagctgctctcagtgtggaaagagtttcataTGTAAAGGAATCCTGAGGAATCACATGCTAATTCATACTGGGTTAAggcctttcagctgctctcagtgtggaaagactTTTACACAGAAAGGACACCTTAAGGTTCACGCTGccaaaacacatttatgttcaaacaacatgtaa